In Phycisphaerae bacterium, a single window of DNA contains:
- a CDS encoding prepilin-type N-terminal cleavage/methylation domain-containing protein, translated as MDAQRSRDGRRTGKRHGFTLIELLVVVAIIALLISILLPSLSGARKQARAVKCAANMRDVGIAFAGYLTDNGGIYPPAYVYPHDTDGAWSPTLQTQAHPYGYSHWSWFLYNRGAVKESLFTCPDIPNGGAPRTNPGAEAADWESGQSDQDGGGPPGAITDKQARRMAYTANAAIVPRNKFTATLSGNQERRNQCVNESRIKGGRSVVLATELNKNWKLSAVQEGGGFLSKSHRPVSAFWNIGSGADEYDASVAGGFTYGKPGVVNYGLLPTAALEDMYGVIDGVGGPEINAVGRHHPGGDALGGTTNFLFTDGSVARRTILETMKRREWGLAYYSLTGSNTEVLIGQ; from the coding sequence CGGCACGGTTTCACGCTCATCGAACTGCTCGTGGTGGTGGCGATCATCGCCCTCTTGATCTCAATTCTGCTGCCATCGCTCAGCGGCGCGCGCAAGCAGGCGCGGGCCGTGAAATGCGCGGCCAACATGCGCGACGTGGGGATCGCTTTTGCGGGCTACCTCACCGACAACGGCGGGATCTACCCGCCGGCGTACGTCTACCCCCACGACACCGATGGCGCCTGGTCGCCGACGCTGCAGACGCAGGCCCATCCCTACGGCTACTCGCACTGGTCGTGGTTCCTCTACAACCGCGGCGCTGTGAAGGAAAGCTTGTTCACCTGCCCGGATATTCCCAACGGCGGCGCGCCCCGGACGAACCCCGGCGCGGAAGCCGCCGACTGGGAGAGCGGGCAGTCGGACCAAGACGGCGGCGGGCCGCCCGGCGCGATCACCGACAAGCAGGCCCGCCGGATGGCGTATACGGCGAATGCGGCGATCGTCCCGCGCAACAAGTTCACGGCGACGCTGTCCGGCAACCAGGAGCGCCGCAATCAATGCGTCAACGAGAGCCGCATCAAGGGCGGCCGCAGCGTGGTTCTGGCCACCGAGCTGAACAAGAACTGGAAGTTGTCCGCGGTGCAGGAGGGCGGCGGCTTCCTGAGCAAGAGCCACCGGCCGGTTTCCGCGTTCTGGAACATCGGCAGCGGCGCGGACGAATACGACGCCTCCGTGGCGGGCGGGTTTACGTACGGCAAGCCCGGCGTCGTTAACTACGGGCTGTTGCCGACGGCGGCGCTGGAAGACATGTACGGCGTCATCGACGGCGTTGGTGGCCCAGAGATCAACGCGGTCGGGCGCCATCACCCGGGCGGAGATGCACTGGGCGGCACCACGAATTTCCTGTTCACCGACGGCAGCGTGGCCCGGCGCACGATCCTGGAGACGATGAAGCGGCGTGAATGGGGCCTGGCCTACTACAGCCTGACCGGCTCGAACACTGAAGTCCTGATCGGTCAGTAA
- a CDS encoding DUF3616 domain-containing protein, whose translation MRIGWSALVLLLFAGASFPQVTTAPGVLTEPLLFRGSCDASAAVALTDDSLVVADDENNTLRVYRFVDRATPSRAFDLSAHLAVEAGHPEADIEGAARAGDRIYWITSHGRNKDGKLRPNRYRLFATQLEIQGDDLSLRPVGRPCLTLVQTLLTTPLGRKLALDEATRFGERLSKKERERLAPKKAGLNIEALAASADGNTLYIGFRNPLLVGPSSKRAIVIPLNNAADVLERSQTPQFGRPLLWDLHDRGLRSMEYCPRRKAFLLIAGGTDEGGDFALYRWSGDPIEPPTLVQTIHVDLPSFKPEALVPFATRDDVLILSDDGSIRVAVTGPSDCIDPVEYDADDRTCEQKYLRDQSRKTFRAIRLPP comes from the coding sequence ATGCGAATCGGTTGGTCTGCGTTGGTCTTGCTGCTGTTCGCCGGGGCTTCATTCCCCCAGGTCACGACCGCGCCAGGCGTGCTCACCGAGCCACTTCTGTTTCGCGGCTCATGCGATGCTTCCGCCGCCGTCGCGTTGACCGACGATTCGCTGGTTGTCGCCGACGACGAGAACAACACACTGCGCGTGTACCGATTCGTGGATCGCGCGACGCCGAGCCGCGCGTTTGACCTCAGCGCGCATCTAGCCGTCGAAGCCGGGCATCCCGAGGCGGACATCGAAGGCGCCGCCCGCGCCGGCGACCGCATCTACTGGATCACCTCCCACGGCCGCAACAAGGACGGCAAGCTGCGGCCCAATCGCTATCGCTTGTTCGCCACGCAGCTCGAAATCCAGGGCGATGACCTGTCGCTTCGACCTGTCGGCCGACCGTGCCTGACACTTGTCCAAACGCTGCTGACGACGCCCCTTGGCCGAAAACTCGCCCTAGACGAGGCCACGCGCTTCGGCGAGCGCTTGTCCAAGAAGGAACGCGAGAGACTCGCCCCCAAGAAAGCCGGCCTCAACATTGAAGCCCTCGCTGCCTCGGCCGACGGCAACACGCTCTACATCGGGTTTCGCAATCCCCTGCTCGTCGGCCCGTCGTCCAAGCGCGCCATCGTCATCCCTTTGAACAACGCTGCGGACGTTCTTGAGCGGTCGCAGACCCCGCAATTCGGCAGGCCGCTGCTCTGGGACCTGCATGACAGGGGCCTGCGCAGCATGGAGTACTGCCCCCGACGCAAGGCGTTTCTACTGATCGCCGGCGGCACCGACGAAGGGGGTGATTTCGCGCTCTACCGCTGGTCTGGCGATCCCATTGAACCGCCGACACTCGTCCAGACCATCCACGTCGATCTGCCGAGCTTCAAGCCGGAGGCCCTCGTCCCGTTCGCTACTCGCGATGACGTGCTCATCCTCAGTGATGACGGCAGCATCCGGGTTGCAGTCACCGGCCCCAGTGACTGCATCGACCCAGTTGAATACGATGCGGATGATCGCACTTGTGAGCAGAAATACCTCCGCGACCAGTCCCGCAAGACCTTCCGTGCCATTCGGTTGCCGCCATAA
- the rfbB gene encoding dTDP-glucose 4,6-dehydratase: MRNVLVTGGAGFIGSNFVRCLLEQDKQVRVVNLDALTYAGSLENLRDLPDATRHTFVQGSICDRPLVDRLLREHDIDTVVHFAAESHVDRSITGPAAFIETNITGTFTLLEAVRQHWLGGQHSADGVRFHHVSTDEVFGSLGPGDPAFRETTAYDPHSPYSASKAASDHLVRAYFHTYGLPVTISNCSNNYGPYQFPEKLIPLMILNALGGKPLPVYGDGQQVRDWLHVLDHCAAILRVLRSGRPGETYNIGGDNQPANLEIVHEICALLDARFPNAPHRPHAQLIQFVKDRPGHDRRYAMDTSKIRRELGWTPRFTLAEGLRQTIDWYVGHADWLTAIHSQGDYQSWITQNYAQRG; encoded by the coding sequence ATGCGGAACGTGCTGGTCACCGGCGGCGCGGGGTTCATTGGCTCGAATTTCGTCCGCTGCCTGCTGGAGCAGGACAAGCAGGTGCGTGTCGTCAACCTGGATGCACTGACGTACGCCGGCAGCCTTGAGAACCTGCGTGACCTCCCCGACGCCACGCGGCACACCTTCGTGCAGGGCAGCATCTGCGATCGCCCGCTGGTCGACCGTCTGCTGCGCGAGCACGACATCGACACGGTCGTACACTTCGCGGCCGAATCCCACGTTGACCGTTCCATCACCGGCCCCGCGGCGTTCATCGAGACCAACATCACTGGGACCTTCACACTACTCGAGGCGGTGCGCCAGCACTGGCTGGGCGGACAGCACAGTGCCGACGGCGTGCGCTTCCACCACGTCTCGACGGACGAGGTGTTCGGCTCGCTCGGGCCCGGCGATCCCGCGTTCCGCGAGACGACGGCCTACGATCCGCACTCGCCGTATTCCGCGTCCAAGGCCGCGAGCGACCATCTGGTGCGGGCGTACTTTCACACTTACGGCCTGCCGGTGACGATCAGCAATTGCTCGAACAACTATGGCCCATACCAGTTCCCGGAGAAGCTCATTCCGCTGATGATCCTGAACGCGCTCGGTGGCAAGCCGCTGCCGGTGTACGGCGACGGCCAGCAGGTGCGTGACTGGCTCCACGTGCTCGACCACTGCGCGGCGATCCTGCGCGTGCTGCGGTCGGGCCGGCCGGGCGAGACGTACAACATCGGCGGCGACAATCAGCCGGCGAACCTGGAGATCGTGCACGAGATCTGTGCCCTGCTCGACGCGCGTTTTCCCAATGCGCCGCACCGCCCGCATGCGCAGCTCATCCAGTTCGTCAAGGACCGGCCGGGACACGACCGCCGCTACGCGATGGACACGAGCAAGATCCGCCGCGAACTCGGCTGGACGCCGCGGTTCACGCTGGCCGAGGGACTGCGGCAGACGATCGACTGGTACGTCGGGCATGCGGACTGGCTGACGGCGATTCATTCACAGGGCGACTATCAATCCTGGATCACGCAGAACTACGCGCAGCGAGGGTAG
- the rfbA gene encoding glucose-1-phosphate thymidylyltransferase RfbA, giving the protein MKGIILAGGRGTRLFPLTRAVSKQLLPVYNKPMVYYPLSVLMFASIREILIISTPEDLPLYRRLLRDGRQWGLHFEYVAQTHPRGLADAFRIGRDFVNDEPAALVLGDNIFYGTGLLDTLRRAASVTEGAVIFAYPVRDPERFGVVEFDESRRAISLVEKPKQPRSNFAVPGMYFYDRKVCRLAAELQPSPRGELEITDLNRMYLERGELRVEVFGRGTAWLDAGTHESLLQASNFVQAVEERQGLMIACPEEIAYRMGFITLPHLTALIDELSDSYADYLRYLVRTASH; this is encoded by the coding sequence ATGAAGGGCATTATCCTGGCGGGCGGTCGTGGGACGCGGCTGTTTCCGCTGACGCGCGCCGTCAGCAAGCAACTGCTGCCGGTCTACAACAAGCCGATGGTCTACTACCCTCTGTCGGTGTTGATGTTCGCCAGCATCCGCGAGATCCTGATCATCAGCACGCCGGAGGACTTGCCGCTGTATCGCCGGCTGCTGCGCGATGGCCGGCAGTGGGGGCTGCACTTCGAGTATGTCGCGCAGACGCACCCGCGCGGACTGGCGGATGCATTTCGCATCGGCCGCGACTTCGTGAATGACGAACCGGCGGCGCTCGTGCTGGGCGATAATATCTTCTATGGCACGGGCCTGCTGGACACGCTGCGCCGGGCGGCGTCCGTTACCGAAGGCGCGGTGATCTTCGCCTATCCGGTGCGCGATCCGGAGCGGTTCGGCGTTGTCGAGTTCGACGAGTCGCGCCGCGCGATCAGCCTGGTCGAGAAGCCCAAGCAGCCGCGCAGCAACTTCGCGGTCCCGGGCATGTACTTCTATGACCGCAAGGTCTGCCGGCTGGCGGCCGAATTGCAGCCGTCGCCGCGGGGCGAGCTTGAAATCACGGATCTGAACCGGATGTACCTCGAGCGGGGCGAGCTGCGCGTGGAGGTTTTCGGCCGCGGGACGGCGTGGCTCGACGCGGGGACGCACGAGTCGCTGTTGCAGGCGTCGAATTTCGTGCAGGCGGTCGAGGAGCGGCAGGGGCTGATGATCGCATGCCCCGAGGAAATCGCGTATCGGATGGGCTTCATCACGCTGCCACATCTCACCGCGCTGATTGACGAGCTTTCCGACAGCTACGCTGACTATCTCCGCTATCTCGTGCGTACCGCGAGCCATTGA
- a CDS encoding diguanylate cyclase, giving the protein MRANAQILVIGSPALSSAVSQALPRCRSVATEALLSGVWTAGHAQFDGVVLSLAAGRGALRAISSLRELSPQLRIVVTCPAAEEPRARAALQAGADDYVLEPLTPADLATALGLATTARPLPVPSPSTPSVQEIVQLSEVLKHLGEGLQATLDRLATMLRRVFDAESVTIHVDDLIASDGAAGMPVLQEPIHQQDTTVGSVALGARPHGTYSTADASRLADYVRLIETIVAQAREQAHWQELAWRDDLSGLRNRRYFELALDKLLARAAAERLRVTVVLFDIDDFKSYNDAYGHDTGDALITEVAQLLTRCSREEDLVARYGGDEFAVVLWDAEQPRVPGSQHPTDPLALAERFQAVIRQHSFKCLGPGAPGPVTISGGLACFPWDGKERAEILRAADAALLAAKRGGKNHIVLADRRAPEPAPPAGDSQAPAQPPHEGFAREGETPAAPEDQSPASP; this is encoded by the coding sequence ATGCGTGCCAATGCACAGATCCTGGTCATCGGCAGCCCTGCGCTGAGCAGTGCCGTCAGCCAGGCCCTCCCGCGCTGCCGCAGTGTCGCCACCGAGGCGCTGCTCAGCGGCGTGTGGACCGCCGGCCACGCGCAGTTCGACGGCGTCGTTCTGTCGCTGGCCGCGGGGCGCGGCGCGCTGCGGGCCATTTCCAGTCTCCGCGAGCTTTCGCCCCAGCTGCGCATCGTCGTCACCTGCCCCGCCGCCGAGGAACCCCGCGCCCGCGCCGCGCTCCAGGCCGGCGCCGACGATTACGTGCTCGAGCCGCTCACTCCCGCGGACCTGGCCACGGCGCTCGGCCTGGCCACCACGGCGCGACCGCTGCCCGTGCCCAGTCCGTCGACCCCTTCTGTGCAGGAAATCGTCCAGCTCAGCGAGGTCCTCAAGCACCTGGGCGAGGGCTTGCAGGCGACGCTCGACCGTCTCGCGACCATGCTTCGGCGCGTGTTCGATGCCGAATCGGTCACGATCCACGTCGACGACCTGATTGCCAGTGACGGTGCGGCCGGCATGCCGGTGCTCCAGGAACCCATCCACCAGCAGGACACCACCGTCGGCAGCGTCGCGCTCGGGGCGCGTCCGCATGGGACCTACAGCACCGCCGACGCGAGCCGCCTGGCCGACTACGTGCGTTTGATCGAGACGATCGTCGCCCAGGCGCGCGAGCAGGCCCACTGGCAGGAGCTCGCCTGGCGCGACGATCTCAGCGGACTGCGCAACCGGCGTTACTTCGAGCTGGCGCTCGACAAGCTGCTCGCGCGGGCGGCCGCCGAACGGCTGCGCGTCACCGTCGTGCTCTTCGACATCGACGACTTCAAGTCCTACAACGATGCGTACGGGCATGACACGGGCGATGCGCTGATCACCGAGGTGGCGCAGCTCCTGACGCGCTGCTCGCGCGAAGAAGACCTCGTGGCCCGCTACGGCGGCGACGAGTTCGCGGTCGTTTTGTGGGACGCCGAGCAGCCGCGCGTGCCGGGCTCGCAGCACCCCACCGACCCGCTCGCGCTGGCCGAACGGTTCCAGGCCGTGATCCGCCAGCATTCCTTCAAGTGCCTCGGCCCCGGTGCGCCCGGCCCCGTGACGATCAGCGGCGGCCTCGCGTGTTTCCCCTGGGACGGCAAGGAGCGTGCGGAAATCCTGCGCGCGGCCGATGCCGCCTTGCTGGCCGCCAAGCGCGGCGGCAAGAACCACATCGTGCTAGCGGATCGGCGGGCGCCCGAGCCCGCACCACCCGCGGGGGACAGCCAAGCCCCCGCTCAGCCGCCGCACGAGGGTTTCGCGCGCGAGGGCGAAACGCCAGCCGCGCCCGAAGACCAGAGTCCCGCGTCGCCGTGA
- the dnaB gene encoding replicative DNA helicase — MAATPAQQTPTTGTPTPPTSTTTGTAASPSPALERLLPQDIEAERAVLGAMLLEREAIGEVINTLREAGAHAFKLEKHQRLYEVLVKLFVEDRPIDGVVIKDELVRGGLWESLGKFDFLGGLLNAVPSALRATHYAGIVYDKYLLRQLVGAAHRVTEKALDNDQIAREVLDYAEKEIFGVTERRVSGEAQLLNDLIQEAFRTIERRGKDALTGAPTGFTELDELTCGWQPGELIIIAGRPSMGKTALGLNMAEHLAIVEQQPTLFFSLEMSRQQVAQRILCSRARVDSHALRRGRHSAADLQRLQQVASDLSGAPLLVDDTSDLTILELRARARMALRHHKDLRAIFVDYLQLMRAPKSESRQVEVATVSRGLKALAKDLKVPVIAMAQLNRSPEDKTRRGNRPRMSDLRESGAIEQDADVVALLHREAYYQTGQARVRLGDENDAGPAADDLDDATAELIIAKQRNGPVDTIKLHWNKSYTRFDNHMPGHGVDYTPADSHGTPF, encoded by the coding sequence ATGGCAGCGACGCCGGCGCAGCAGACACCGACGACCGGGACGCCGACGCCGCCGACCTCGACGACGACGGGGACGGCCGCTAGCCCCAGCCCCGCCCTCGAACGCCTCCTGCCCCAGGACATCGAAGCCGAGCGCGCCGTGCTCGGCGCGATGCTCCTCGAGCGGGAGGCGATCGGCGAGGTGATCAACACCCTCCGCGAGGCCGGCGCGCACGCCTTCAAACTCGAGAAGCACCAGCGGCTCTACGAGGTCCTGGTCAAGCTCTTCGTCGAGGACCGGCCCATCGACGGCGTCGTCATCAAGGACGAACTGGTCCGGGGCGGCCTGTGGGAATCCCTCGGCAAGTTCGACTTCCTCGGCGGGCTGCTCAACGCCGTGCCTTCCGCCCTGCGCGCCACCCATTACGCCGGCATCGTCTACGACAAGTACCTCCTGCGCCAGCTCGTCGGCGCCGCCCACCGCGTCACCGAGAAAGCCCTCGACAACGACCAGATCGCCCGCGAAGTGCTCGACTACGCCGAGAAGGAGATCTTCGGCGTCACCGAGCGGCGCGTGTCGGGTGAAGCGCAGTTGCTCAACGATCTCATCCAGGAGGCTTTCCGCACCATCGAGCGCCGCGGCAAGGACGCACTGACCGGCGCGCCCACCGGCTTCACCGAACTCGACGAGCTGACCTGCGGCTGGCAACCCGGCGAACTGATCATCATTGCCGGGCGGCCCTCGATGGGCAAAACGGCGCTGGGCCTCAACATGGCGGAGCATCTCGCCATCGTCGAGCAGCAGCCGACGCTGTTCTTCTCGCTCGAAATGAGCCGCCAGCAGGTCGCCCAGCGCATCCTGTGCAGCCGGGCGCGGGTCGATTCGCACGCGTTGCGCCGCGGCCGCCACTCCGCCGCCGACCTCCAACGCCTTCAGCAGGTCGCCAGCGACCTCAGCGGCGCCCCACTGCTGGTCGACGACACGTCGGACTTGACGATCCTTGAGCTGCGCGCGCGGGCGCGCATGGCCCTGCGCCATCACAAGGACCTCCGCGCGATCTTCGTCGATTACCTGCAGCTCATGCGCGCCCCCAAGTCCGAGAGCCGCCAGGTCGAGGTCGCCACCGTCTCCCGCGGCCTCAAGGCCCTCGCCAAGGATCTCAAGGTCCCGGTGATCGCCATGGCCCAGCTCAACCGCAGCCCGGAGGACAAGACCCGCCGCGGCAACCGCCCGCGCATGAGCGACCTCCGCGAGTCCGGCGCCATCGAGCAGGACGCCGACGTCGTCGCCCTCCTGCACCGCGAGGCCTACTACCAGACCGGCCAGGCCCGTGTCCGGCTCGGCGATGAGAATGACGCCGGCCCCGCGGCGGACGACCTCGACGACGCTACCGCCGAGCTGATCATCGCCAAGCAGCGCAACGGCCCCGTCGACACGATCAAGCTGCACTGGAACAAGAGCTACACGCGGTTCGACAATCACATGCCCGGCCACGGCGTGGACTACACCCCCGCGGATTCGCACGGCACCCCCTTCTAG
- the rplI gene encoding 50S ribosomal protein L9 gives MRLLLLQDVRKLGHLGDVVEVKAGYARNYLLPQRLATEPTEENIRAIEDKRRAAAAERALRLKQYADLVEQLKDVSVTIEAAANPEGTLYGSVSEKDIAAALNAQGFPVRPDHVMLDGHIRTLDTRMVKLEFADEITAEIKVWVVREGGTPDGSDAGAADTDDRDADAADLDDDGDGR, from the coding sequence ATGCGCTTGCTCTTGCTACAAGACGTGCGAAAGCTCGGCCACCTCGGCGACGTCGTCGAGGTCAAGGCTGGTTACGCGCGCAACTACCTGTTGCCTCAGCGGCTGGCGACGGAGCCGACCGAGGAGAACATCCGCGCCATCGAGGACAAACGCCGCGCTGCCGCGGCCGAACGCGCCCTGCGCTTGAAGCAGTACGCCGACCTCGTGGAGCAGCTCAAGGACGTGTCGGTGACCATCGAGGCGGCCGCCAATCCGGAAGGCACGCTGTACGGCTCGGTCAGCGAGAAGGACATCGCGGCGGCCTTGAACGCCCAGGGCTTCCCGGTGCGGCCGGACCACGTTATGCTCGATGGGCACATCCGCACCCTCGACACTCGGATGGTCAAGCTCGAGTTCGCCGACGAGATCACCGCCGAGATCAAGGTCTGGGTCGTGCGGGAAGGAGGCACGCCCGATGGCAGCGACGCCGGCGCAGCAGACACCGACGACCGGGACGCCGACGCCGCCGACCTCGACGACGACGGGGACGGCCGCTAG
- the rpsR gene encoding 30S ribosomal protein S18 yields MSARYLPKQKPRKRKTRRTTESTRFRAPRLKPEEIDYKDVAMLQRLTSAQGKLFSRKRTGLDAKCQRKVALALKRARFLALMPYVT; encoded by the coding sequence ATGAGTGCTCGTTACTTACCGAAACAGAAGCCCCGGAAGCGGAAGACCCGGCGGACCACGGAATCGACGCGGTTCCGGGCGCCGCGGCTGAAGCCCGAGGAAATCGACTACAAGGACGTGGCCATGCTGCAGCGGCTGACCAGCGCCCAGGGCAAGCTGTTCTCGCGCAAGCGGACCGGCCTGGACGCCAAGTGCCAGCGCAAGGTGGCGCTTGCCCTGAAGCGCGCCCGCTTCCTGGCGCTGATGCCCTACGTGACGTGA
- the ssb gene encoding single-stranded DNA-binding protein, which translates to MASFNKVILMGNLTRDPQLRYLPSNMAVCEFGLATNRKWKDRDGNQKEEVCFVDVAAFGRGGEIINQYMTKGRTLLVEGYLRFESWTGQDGQKRSKLRVIVDNFQFVGGRGDQPGAPGASQERNAPPEDRGHSGPTAGPPEADELPPAGDDIPF; encoded by the coding sequence ATGGCCAGCTTCAACAAAGTCATCCTCATGGGCAACCTGACGCGCGACCCGCAGTTGCGCTACCTGCCCAGCAACATGGCGGTCTGTGAGTTCGGCCTGGCCACCAACCGCAAGTGGAAGGACCGCGACGGCAACCAGAAGGAAGAAGTCTGTTTCGTCGACGTGGCCGCCTTCGGGCGCGGCGGCGAGATCATCAACCAGTACATGACCAAGGGCCGCACGCTCCTCGTCGAAGGCTACCTGCGTTTCGAAAGCTGGACCGGCCAGGACGGCCAGAAGCGCTCCAAGCTGCGTGTCATCGTCGACAACTTCCAGTTCGTCGGCGGACGCGGCGACCAGCCGGGCGCGCCCGGCGCCAGCCAGGAGCGCAATGCCCCGCCGGAAGACCGCGGGCACTCCGGGCCCACAGCCGGGCCGCCCGAAGCCGATGAGCTGCCGCCGGCCGGTGACGATATTCCGTTCTGA
- the rpsF gene encoding 30S ribosomal protein S6 translates to MKRYEVMFLFDTAAVRDWAGIEEEVKRLCGRIGAELLVCVKFDERKLAYEIARRKRGTYVLAYIDAPSERIGDLERDIQLSEVLLRGMVVRAEGLTEERLAELRAHPVDTPLMPLAGDGRRHDDDRRGHDRRGGPREEGVREPAAQAPVATEDPELA, encoded by the coding sequence TTGAAACGCTACGAGGTGATGTTTCTGTTTGACACCGCGGCCGTCCGTGACTGGGCCGGCATCGAGGAAGAGGTCAAGCGCCTCTGCGGGCGCATCGGCGCCGAGCTGCTGGTGTGCGTGAAGTTCGACGAGCGCAAGCTCGCCTACGAAATCGCGCGCCGCAAGCGCGGCACGTACGTCCTGGCGTACATTGATGCCCCATCGGAGCGTATCGGCGACCTCGAGCGCGACATCCAGCTCAGCGAAGTGCTGCTGCGCGGGATGGTCGTGCGCGCCGAGGGTCTGACCGAGGAGCGCCTCGCCGAGTTGCGCGCCCACCCGGTCGACACGCCGCTGATGCCGCTGGCCGGGGATGGCCGCCGGCATGATGACGATCGGCGCGGCCATGACCGGCGCGGCGGACCGCGTGAGGAAGGCGTGCGCGAGCCCGCCGCGCAGGCCCCCGTCGCGACCGAGGACCCGGAGCTGGCGTAG
- a CDS encoding aminoacyl-tRNA hydrolase, whose translation MKLIAGLGNPGPRYADSRHNIGFLVLDELARRWGADVSRYDRHFEGLLGEATVQGETVLLLKPATYMNLSGRSVAATARYYKLPAEAVLVIYDDLDLPVGQLRVRAAGSSGGHKGMDDVIRQFGTDTLPRIRIGIGKVARAATVDHVLSRFEPDERPAIEAAVQRAADAVACWLRRGLDAAMNEFNRKQDAESRPRPRPGDPPSEGDPS comes from the coding sequence GTGAAGCTGATCGCCGGTCTGGGCAACCCGGGCCCGCGTTACGCCGACTCGCGTCACAACATCGGATTCCTGGTGTTGGACGAGCTGGCGCGGCGCTGGGGCGCCGACGTGTCGCGCTACGATCGACACTTCGAAGGGCTGCTCGGCGAGGCGACGGTACAGGGCGAGACCGTGCTCCTGCTCAAGCCCGCGACGTACATGAATCTCAGCGGGCGCAGCGTGGCGGCCACGGCGCGCTACTACAAGCTGCCGGCCGAAGCCGTGCTGGTCATTTACGACGACCTGGACCTGCCGGTCGGCCAGCTGCGTGTGCGGGCCGCGGGCTCGTCCGGCGGACATAAAGGCATGGACGACGTGATCCGGCAGTTCGGTACCGACACGCTCCCGCGCATCCGCATCGGGATCGGGAAGGTGGCGCGCGCCGCGACCGTCGATCATGTGCTCAGCCGTTTCGAGCCGGACGAGCGGCCCGCGATCGAAGCCGCCGTCCAGCGCGCCGCGGACGCCGTCGCGTGTTGGCTCCGCCGCGGCCTCGACGCGGCCATGAACGAATTCAACCGCAAGCAAGACGCGGAGTCGCGTCCCCGGCCGCGCCCGGGCGACCCGCCGTCGGAAGGAGACCCATCTTGA
- a CDS encoding 50S ribosomal protein L25 → MDIATIQGETRKPLGHHGNKRLREQGLIPAVIYGHGQANELVSLSLHDTQIALQHMQHVVKLRLGDHEQQYLIKAIQYDHLQQTPIHVDLMRVDVTERVQVKVAIELRGRPKGTAEGGTLVSVLTELDVECELRNIPEGIRVKVDHLGLNEMLKVRELEVPPGVKVLNNPDDIVAVVHPPRGTTAEELGEAAAEGAAEPEVIGKGLKEEAEGEAGE, encoded by the coding sequence ATGGACATCGCAACGATTCAAGGCGAAACGCGGAAGCCCCTGGGCCACCACGGCAACAAACGGCTGCGGGAGCAGGGGCTGATCCCGGCCGTGATCTACGGCCACGGCCAAGCCAATGAGCTGGTGTCGCTCTCGCTGCACGACACGCAGATCGCGCTCCAGCACATGCAGCACGTCGTCAAGCTGCGCCTGGGCGACCACGAGCAGCAGTACCTGATCAAGGCCATTCAGTACGACCACCTGCAGCAGACGCCGATCCACGTCGACCTGATGCGCGTGGACGTGACCGAGCGGGTCCAGGTCAAGGTGGCGATCGAGCTGCGCGGCCGCCCCAAGGGCACGGCCGAAGGCGGCACGCTGGTGTCGGTGCTCACCGAGCTCGACGTCGAGTGCGAGCTGCGGAACATCCCCGAGGGCATCCGCGTCAAGGTGGATCACCTCGGCCTCAACGAGATGCTGAAAGTCCGCGAGCTCGAGGTGCCCCCCGGCGTGAAGGTGCTCAACAACCCCGACGACATCGTCGCCGTCGTGCATCCGCCGCGCGGCACGACCGCCGAGGAGCTGGGTGAGGCGGCCGCCGAGGGTGCGGCCGAGCCGGAGGTCATCGGCAAGGGTCTGAAGGAGGAAGCGGAAGGTGAAGCCGGAGAGTAG